A portion of the Punica granatum isolate Tunisia-2019 chromosome 7, ASM765513v2, whole genome shotgun sequence genome contains these proteins:
- the LOC116214148 gene encoding ferredoxin--NADP reductase, root isozyme, chloroplastic: MAHSAVSQVVVSVPVSGDSSALTKSVFKAQSISFRVTSWAPFSTLSSKRTSKNLRDQCVVCMSVQQASMPKVAVTPLELEDPKEPPLNLYKPKEPYTATIVSVERLVGPKAPGEVCHIVIDHGGNVPYWEGQSYGVIPPGENPKKPGTPQNVRLYSIASTRYGDSFDGRTASLCVRRALYYDPETGKEDPSKKGVCSNFLCDAKPGDKVQITGPSGKIMLLPEDDPNATHIMIATGTGVAPFRGYLRRMFMESVPTYKFRGLAWLFLGVANSDSLLYDKEFKKYLKDYPDHFRYDTALSREHKNKSGRKMYVQDKIEEYSDKIFRLLDNGAHIYFCGLRGMMPGIQDTLRKVAEQRGESWDEKLSQLKKNKQWHVEVY; encoded by the exons ATGGCCCATTCCGCTGTCTCTCAG GTTGTTGTTTCCGTTCCTGTGAGCGGCGACTCGTCGGCCCTCACGAAATCCGTGTTCAAG GCACAAAGTATCAGTTTCCGAGTCACATCATGGGCCCCTTTCTCGACTCTGAGCTCGAAAAGAACAAGCAAAAATTTGAGAGATCAGTGCGTAGTATGCATGTCAGTGCAACAGGCAAGCATGCCCAAGGTCGCTGTTACTCCATTGGAACTTGAGGATCCAAAAGAGCCCCCACTCAATCTTTACAAGCCGAAGGAGCCGTATACAGCAACAATTGTTTCTGTGGAGAGGCTCGTGGGCCCCAAAGCTCCTGGAGAAGTGTGTCACATTGTGATCGATCATGGTGGCAATGTTCCCTATTGGGAAGGGCAGAGTTATGGTGTTATTCCCCCC GGTGAAAACCCAAAGAAACCTGGGACACCTCAGAATGTTCGGCTCTACTCGATTGCCTCCACTCGGTATGGAGACTCTTTTGATGGCCGAACGGCCAGCCTTTGTGTCCGTCGTGCTCTTTATTATGACCCTGAGACAGGAAAGGAAGATCCCTCCAAGAAAGGTGTTTGCAGCAACTTTCTTTGTGACGCAAAGCCCGGTGATAAGGTGCAGATTACAG GTCCATCGGGCAAAATTATGCTATTGCCCGAGGACGACCCGAATGCAACCCACATAATGATTGCTACCGGGACTGGAGTTGCTCCTTTCAGGGGCTATCTGCGGCGAATGTTCATGGAGTCAGTTCCGACCTACAAGTTTCGTGGGCTCGCCTGGCTCTTCCTTGGGGTTGCCAACTCTGATAGCCTACTATATGACAAGGAGTTcaaaaaatatcttaaggactACCCCGACCATTTCAG GTACGACACGGCGCTGAGCAGAGAGCACAAGAACAAGAGTGGCCGGAAGATGTACGTGCAGGACAAGATCGAGGAGTACAGCGACAAGATCTTCAGGCTCCTCGATAATGGGgcgcatatatatttttgtgggCTCAGGGGGATGATGCCCGGAATCCAGGATACGCTGAGGAAGGTCGCAGAGCAGAGAGGGGAGAGCTGGGATGAAAAGCTCTCGCAGCTCAAGAAGAACAAGCAGTGGCATGTTGAGGTCTACTAG